The stretch of DNA GAATGGAAAATTCTGCAAGGATCCCAAGCTTGCTAAGGCTGAGGATTTTTTCTTTTCTGGGCTCAATGTTCCAAGAGACACACACAACCCAGTTGGATCTAATGTGACCCAATTGAATGTGGACAAAATTCCAGGACTCAACACACTCGGAATATCATTGGCTCGTATTGATTATGCACCATACGGCCAAAATCCACCTCACACACATCCTCGTGGCTCTGAAATCCTAGTTGTTGCTAAGGGAACCCTCTACGTGGGCTTCGTATCGTCGAACCAAGACGGAAACCGGTTGTTTACCAAGGTTTTGAAAGAGGGAGATGTGTTTGTATTCCCAATTGGTTTAATTCACTTTCAATTCAATCCAACACATGCTCCAGCTGTTGCCTTTGCTGGTCTCAGTAGCCAAAATGCAGGAACTATCACCATTGCAAATTCAGTATTTGGATCAAATCCTGCTATTAACCCTCATGTCCTTACTAAGGCTTTTCAAGTTGACAAGAATGTCATTGACCAACTCCAGAAGCAGTTCTGGTATGGCAATGACAATTAAACATGGTTCAGAAGAAGAAAGTCTATGAATTGaataatctttttttatatacaatatatGTTCGTTTTCTATTATCCAATAAGTACCAAATAGTTTGGTCATGATTGAATTTGTACCtcattgatatttttaaataaaatccatttaatataataatttttaattcttGATAATAAACTATATTACTTATATATACACAGACATAAATTGATTAACGAAGTGAATCAGTCATTTTGCGTCATTTAAATCAATGTAGGTTATGAGCAATAGTTACTAGTTCATAGAGAtataaaacaatatataaattatcatgcttacatatttattttttatcatttaagtctctaaaaattattttaataattatatattcaatttaatcaatatattaattacatcaGTACTTAAGCTAATATGTTCTTTAAAATGCttactttgaaaaataaaatatttacactgTTCCTCAACTATATATAGATTTTAGTAAATTAGTCATTaagcttttttgttttttatcaaattgatttttaaatatataaattttgatcAGTTAATCCAGGaattttatctttctttttaaaaaagaaaagaaaaattgatcttcaaactttttttttttacattataaGTCCTCATTGCTATATAATAGTTATTttgttgatttatatttatttattttatttttttagtttatttttttgtgaatttcaaatattttatgattttatgtgaacataatttgaaaaattaatgcatgatttttatttaattctcTACTTTAATCATTATtgtcaaatatttaaaatattttatttataaatatatatttagaatatgcaaaaaaaaaaaaataatttgaatgaGATTGCAtaaatgtttttgaaaaattgaaaaagtacgtaaataaatattttttcattcagACACTAATTaagtaaatgatatttttttaagattatttttttatttatgctcACTAGAAAACAATCGGcagatatttaaaaaaatttaaattatatatataaaataaatcataatatttaattaataacaacTAAGTAATGAATCGTATCAAATTATAATctaattgtttatttaattttgtatgaAAAATTAGGTGTGTACAAACAGACTAATCCAATTCGTATTAACAAAATCACGTTATTATAATAGAAGTCAGACACGACTTGTATAACATGATGTTAGGCTTGACCGCTCGAATTGttataaaaattgataaatttatAGAAAACTATCCTATAATTTCAAAACTGTTCTTATTACCGTATCTCACTTGTACTCAACATTACATTCAAGGGTACGTGTTGTTATTGTCTTATCTCACGTGTATAACATGATGTTAGGCTTGACCCTAATATGTTTGTTgtatttataaaacaaatcaattaatgagttaaCTACTCACTTTTATAAATAAGTGACACtgcaaaaaattttaattttagtcacaacaaaacttgtaactaaaagtaaaaaagttgtgattACTTttatatgttgtgactaaaaggtccgtggctaaattgttagtcacaaaaattacaatttgttgtgactaaatgtatttttaatcacaatatttattgtgactaaaactaaattagtcataactgttagactataatatagtgtatgtaatataacatatacaaatgatatgaaatgcggaaaaataactgtaatcatatctataatatatgcaatgaaaggatcaatatacctccagccattgatctttgagcttcaatccctgcgatagcttcggtataGGAGTTCgagcttcctcgctctctcaactctctttagatggaatttgctgaatgaattcagaatgagtgaggagctcggggaccgacaccctatatttataggtgagatactccatcagtatctgcgccacattaattgtcagaatattttgacaattaattcaggaaatcaaatcaggtaatgaatatagaaatctgaccatatatagaatattacataattgattttgtccagattcaatgaatataaaatattcatttatcagaaaatcaattatttatttatttccttaaatagacaatcatttccttaattagaaaataatttccataaataaaatattctaatattctcccacttggtcagcatttaaactaaaatattcaaacccaacgttcctcattatataataaatatatgaatcatagcgacatgtcctcattatgaatcgagtattatcttccatgtattacaatacatttattatataacaatgtactttatgtggcaatgtacttaagtgaataaaccctaaaccttatgtttattcaggtcctctgaattttttttttttctcaaatgtaaaattaagatgcgcataaatatgagaaaaatcaaaataagagtttcattgataataactttatttgtacaaattacataagggaaccaagtcccatgttctctacatgatccttgaatttatgagatggcaagccttttgtcataggatcggcaatcatcaattcagtgctaatgtgttgaatgaccactttattttctttaacacgttctctaatagctaagtacttaatgtcgatgtgcttgcttcgacttccacttttgttgttcttagccatgaaaacagcagctgaattgtcacagaacatctttcgtggccttgcaatggaatcaaccactctaaggcttgaaatgaaactctttagccatacaccatgtgatgtagcctcaaaacaagaaacgaactcagcctccatagtagaagtagcagtcaaagtttgtttgttactctTCCAAGACACAGCTCCACCagcaaacataaacacgtaaccagatgtagatttacgtgaatcagtacaaccaaataaatcgAGTCcgagtagccaactacttctagattgtcggttcgtttgaacatcgcttgtaatccttagtaccctgaagatacctcattactttctttgcagctttccagtggtctatccccgggttactctgaaatcttcctaacattccgacagaataagcaatgtcgggtcttgtgcacacctgagcatacattaggcttccgacagcagaagcataaggaatgctcttcatttgttctctttcacaatcattctttgggcactggctcaaatttaatttatcacccttcacaattggagcaacgctcggtgaacaatctttcatatgaaatctttctaaaactctgttgatgtaggcttctatctctatgaatcttaatgcctatgacataggatgcttcacccatgtctttcatctcaaagttc from Cannabis sativa cultivar Pink pepper isolate KNU-18-1 chromosome 2, ASM2916894v1, whole genome shotgun sequence encodes:
- the LOC115720641 gene encoding LOW QUALITY PROTEIN: germin-like protein subfamily 1 member 17 (The sequence of the model RefSeq protein was modified relative to this genomic sequence to represent the inferred CDS: deleted 1 base in 1 codon), giving the protein MKGIHFLLSLTVLALAAFIASRLDPSPLQDFCVAVDEPHKALFVNGKFCKDPKLAKAEDFFFSGLNVPRDTHNPVGSNVTQLNVDKIPGLNTLGISLARIDYAPYGQNPPHTHPRGSEILVVAKGTLYVGFVSSNQDGNRLFTKVLKEGDVFVFPIGLIHFQFNPTHAPAVAFAGLSSQNAGTITIANSVFGSNPAINPHVLTKAFQVDKNVIDQLQKQFWYGNDN